In Candidatus Methylomirabilota bacterium, the genomic stretch GGACGAGCTGGCGGCCAACCTCTCCCACGGCGCCCAGCGCAACCTCGAGATCGGCATTGCGCTGGCGACCGAGCCCCAGCTCCTCTGCCTCGACGAGCCCACCGCGGGCATGAGCGTCAGCGAGACCCGCACCACGGTCGAGCTGGTACGGCGCATCGCGAAGGACCTGACCATCGTCATCGTCGAGCACGACATGGAGGTGGTGATGGGGCTCGCCAAGACCATCACGGTGCTCCACTACGGCGAGGTGCTGGCCGAGGGCACGCCGGCCCAGATCCAGGCCAACCCGCGGGTCCAGGAGGTTTACCTCAAGACGTGATGCTGGTTCTCGACGGCGTCCACACGTACTACGGCAAGTCCCACATCCTCCACGGGGTGTCGATCGAGGTCCGGGCCGGGGAGGTCGTGGGGCTGCTCGGCCGGAACGGCGTCGGCAAGAGCACAACGCTCAAGACCGTGATGGGGCTCGTGCGCCCGTCGGAGGGCAGCGTCACCTTCGAGGGGCGCGAGATCGGCGGCATGGCGTCCCACCACGTGGCGCACCTGGGCATCGCCTGGGTACCCGAGGACCGGCGCATCTTCCGCCTCCTGACCGTCATGGAGAACCTGCGCACCGGACTCGACCGCCCGGGCGTGACCGAGGCCAGGCGCACGGCGCTCCTCGACAAGATCTACGCCTCGTTCCCGGTGCTGGCTGAGCGGCGGAACCAAGCCGGCGGCACGCTCTCGGGCGGCGAGCAGCAGATGCTGGCCATC encodes the following:
- a CDS encoding ABC transporter ATP-binding protein, which gives rise to MLVLDGVHTYYGKSHILHGVSIEVRAGEVVGLLGRNGVGKSTTLKTVMGLVRPSEGSVTFEGREIGGMASHHVAHLGIAWVPEDRRIFRLLTVMENLRTGLDRPGVTEARRTALLDKIYASFPVLAERRNQAGGTLSGGEQQMLAIARAMMLEPKIILLDEPTEGLMPRMVSQIHEIIDVLHRDGVAILLVEQNVPLTLEASDRVYIMEKGVVRHHAPAADLRANHAVIHQYLGI